One window from the genome of Kryptolebias marmoratus isolate JLee-2015 linkage group LG1, ASM164957v2, whole genome shotgun sequence encodes:
- the LOC108234431 gene encoding eosinophil peroxidase: MKISLSLLVVGLALCLQSQVAEARLSQSFIEKCVNEAKANVDAAYKYSRRLSIDRVKRDAASPADILRLLKQPHGQSRVAVRAADYMDNAIHLIQESLLKRHKRSINATDLICEEDLEVISKLTGCAAQIRLVSCSDIPNLYKYQTGSNICNNLKNTRWGASNIPFVRWLPSEYEDRLSLPKGWTAGKKVNNHLLPLVREVSNRILATANDDVNSDPLYTFMVTLFGQWTDHDLTFTPHSPSIRSFNMGVNCEDTCANTEPCFPIKFPANDPRLQSSLKECMPFFRSSPACGSGNTGHIFGASTIRQQINTLTSYIDVGQVYGSDDAKVRLLRDLSNDKGLLRVNAEYNDNEREHLPFTNVVVNMCATRRRITNDPTAQEVPCFIAGDTRVDENIGLTSLHALFLREHNRLARALAKLNPHWDGERLYQEARKIMGGHSQVITYRDWLPHIVGPDVMAAKLSTYPGYDENVDASIANVFATAAFRFAHTMLQPFMFRLDENYQDHPDYPTQVIHKTMSTPWRVIFEGGIDPIIRGLIGRQAKLNTQDSILSDELRDRLFKFTEKLALDLGSLNMQRARDHGLPGYNKWRKFCGLSQPKNQKQLADVLKNEDMAKKLLDLYGSADNIDPWLGGVAEPFVHGGRVGPLFGCLIATQFQKIRQGDRFWWENDGVFTDDQRESLENTSLARIICDNTGITEVPEQPFLYRPRGSGYTKCEDIPEFDLSPWKEDGPPRRRHWRGHRRSRDRAGKHAFFALLGKSVSKAGTPISFVNVIYNDKDNYNSKTGYFTCEQPGIYEFEFNCGIQQKSGSIDLLRNGDLVLHSFTTRRRGSITASGSIYIRLKKGDRVWLVASQGANRLTNDSYFTGRLI; the protein is encoded by the exons aTGAAGATTTCCCTGAGCTTGCTGGTTGTGGGTCTAGCCTTGTGCCTGCAGAGCCAGGTGGCAG aAGCCCGTTTGAGtcagagtttcattgaaaagtGTGTGAACGAAGCTAAAGCCAATGTGGACGCAGCTTACAAATACTCCCGACGACT GAGCATTGACCGGGTGAAGAGAGATGCAGCATCACCTGCAGACATCCTGAGGCTCCTAAAGCAGCCTCACGGTCAGTCCAGGGTGGCTGTGCGCGCCGCTGACTACATGGACAACGCGATTCATCTGATCCAGGAGTCCCTGCTAAAACGTCACAAACGCTCCATCAACGCCACAG ATCTGATCTGTGAGGAGGACCTGGAAGTGATCTCCAAGCTGACAGGCTGCGCTGCGCAAATCAGACTCGTTTCCTGCAGCGATATTCCCAACTTATACAAGTACCAGACAGGGAGCAACATCTGCAACAACCT CAAAAACACCCGTTGGGGTGCTTCTAACATCCCGTTTGTCCGCTGGCTGCCTTCTGAGTATGAAGATAGACTCTCTCTTCCTAAAGGCTGGACTGCTGGAAAGAAAGTCAACAATCATTTACTTCCCCTG GTGAGGGAAGTATCCAACCGTATCCTGGCAACAGCTAACGATGATGTGAACTCTGACCCACTCTACACTTTCATGGTGACTCTGTTTGGCCAGTGGACGGACCACGACCTGACTTTTACCCCTCACTCTCCTTCTATCAGATCATTTAATATGGGCGTTAACTGTGAAGACACCTGTGCCAACACAGAGCCATGTTTCCCCATCAAG TTCCCCGCTAATGACCCCCGTCTACAAAGTAGCTTGAAGGAGTGCATGCCTTTCTTCCGCTCTTCTCCAGCTTGTGGTTCTGGAAACACAGGCCACATCTTTGGAGCCAGCACCATCCGCCAACAGATAAACACTCTTACTTCCTACATTGATGTGGGTCAGGTCTATGGTTCTGATGACGCCAAAGTTCGCCTGCTTCGAGACCTCAGTAACGATAAGGGCCTGTTGAGGGTCAATGCAGAGTATAATGATAACGAGCGTGAGCATTTGCCTTTCACCAACGTGGTGGTCAACATGTGTGCCACCCGTCGCCGCATAACTAATGATCCTACTGCTCAAGAGGTGCCGTGCTTTATTGCTG GTGATACTCGTGTTGATGAGAACATTGGACTGACTTCTTTACACGCACTGTTCTTGAGAGAGCACAACCGTCTGGCTCGGGCCCTGGCTAAACTCAACCCACACTGGGATGGAGAGAGACTCTACCAAGAAGCACGCAAAATCATGGGAGGACACTCCCAG GTTATCACTTACAGAGACTGGCTCCCCCACATTGTTGGCCCAGATGTCATGGCTGCCAAGCTCTCAACCTACCCAGGTTATGATGAAAATGTAGATGCTAGCATTGCTAATGTTTTTGCCACAGCTGCCTTCCGATTTGCCCATACGATGCTTCAACCCTTCATGTTTCGTCTTGATGAGAACTACCAGGATCACCCAGATTACCCCACACAGGTGATCCACAAAACCATGTCGACACCATGGAGGGTCATCTTTGAAG GTGGAATTGACCCAATCATAAGAGGCTTGATTGGTCGCCAGGCTAAGCTGAACACCCAGGATAGCATATTGTCTGATGAGCTGAGAGACAGGCTGTTTAAGTTCACTGAGAAGTTGGCATTGGATCTGGGATCGCTGAACATGCAGAGAGCCAGAGACCATGGACTCCCTG GCTACAACAAATGGCGTAAGTTCTGTGGATTGTCACAGCCAAAGAATCAAAAGCAGTTGGCTGACGTGCTGAAAAATGAGGATATGGCTAAGAAATTGTTGGATCTGTATGGCTCTGCTGACAACATTGATCCATGGCTGGGAGGAGTGGCTGAGCCATTTGTCCACGGAGGAAGAGTGGGTCCCCTGTTTGGCTGCCTTATTGCCACCCAGTTCCAAAAGATCCGCCAAGGAGATCG cttctggTGGGAGAATGATGGCGTCTTCACCGATGACCAGAGGGAGTCACTGGAGAACACATCCCTGGCTCGCATCATCTGTGACAACACTGGTATCACTGAGGTACCTGAGCAACCCTTCCTCTATCGGCCTCGTGGTTCTGGTTACACCAAGTGTGAGGACATCCCTGAATTTGACCTCAGTCCATGGAAGGAGGATG GACCCCCTAGACGCCGACACTGGCGTGGCCATCGCAGATCCCGAGACCGGGCAGGGAAACATGCCTTCTTTGCACTTCTGGGCAAAAGCGTATCCAAAGCTGGAACCCCCATCTCCTTTGTTAATGTCATCTACAATGACAAGGACAACTACAATTCCAAGACCGGCTACTTCACCTGTGAGCAACCAGGCATATATGAGTTTGAGTTCAACTGTGGGATCCAGCAGAAGTCGGGCAGCATAGATCTGCTGCGTAACGGAGACCTGGTTCTGCACTCGTTCACCACCCGCCGGCGTGGATCCATCACAGCCAGTGGCAGCATCTACATCAGGCTTAAAAAGGGAGACAGGGTGTGGCTGGTGGCCAGTCAGGGTGCCAACAGGCTGACCAATGACAGCTACTTCACTGGTCGTCTTATTTAA